From a single Cyclobacterium marinum DSM 745 genomic region:
- a CDS encoding gluconate 2-dehydrogenase subunit 3 family protein gives MNRRENLKLLFTGSLASGMLFTGCGPESPETVEIPHNPKIGEFGSYGRTPEEIIHNENLKSATFFTEEERKKLDILVDMIIPADETSGSATEAGVPDFIEFMVKDIPSYQTPLRGGMLWLDHKSDELFGSKFLEISEDQRTQIIDLIAYPDTAKPENLSGVKFFNNLRNLTATGFFTSEEGFKDLGYVGNRPNAWDGVPEEVLAKHGLENDPKYKDVYLDISTRGTIAQWDDNGNLIG, from the coding sequence ATGAACAGAAGAGAAAACCTAAAACTTTTATTTACCGGTTCCCTGGCTTCGGGTATGCTGTTTACAGGATGCGGGCCGGAATCACCGGAAACAGTAGAAATTCCTCACAATCCTAAAATAGGAGAGTTCGGTAGTTATGGTAGAACTCCGGAAGAGATTATTCATAACGAAAACCTAAAATCTGCGACCTTTTTCACCGAAGAAGAGCGTAAAAAGCTAGACATCCTTGTGGACATGATTATCCCTGCAGATGAAACTTCAGGGAGTGCAACAGAGGCCGGTGTGCCTGACTTCATTGAATTCATGGTGAAGGATATTCCTAGCTACCAAACACCCCTAAGAGGTGGTATGTTATGGCTTGACCACAAATCAGACGAACTATTTGGCAGCAAATTCCTTGAAATTTCCGAAGATCAACGCACTCAAATTATAGATTTGATTGCTTACCCTGATACTGCAAAACCTGAAAACCTAAGTGGTGTTAAGTTTTTTAACAATCTCAGAAATTTAACTGCAACAGGGTTTTTCACCAGTGAAGAAGGCTTCAAAGATTTGGGATATGTAGGTAACCGCCCTAATGCATGGGATGGAGTACCTGAAGAAGTTTTGGCCAAACATGGCCTTGAAAACGACCCTAAATACAAAGACGTTTATCTTGACATCAGTACAAGGGGAACCATTGCCCAATGGGATGACAATGGTAATTTGATCGGATAA
- a CDS encoding type I restriction enzyme HsdR N-terminal domain-containing protein has protein sequence MKDLVAQLSEVTLNLPSYTMNIEKGDQGKYFVFDPIRKKKLLLTPEEWVRQHITHYLVEHMKYPGSLISLEKGLKYNALQKRFDILVLDRSGASFFLIECKAPDVKLSQRTVEQVCVYNNKFNAPYICISNGRMHFCLKKDLQTGKYSQISHFPEFEQNQ, from the coding sequence ATGAAAGATTTGGTTGCGCAATTGTCTGAGGTGACTCTGAATTTACCTTCCTACACGATGAATATCGAAAAGGGCGATCAGGGTAAATATTTTGTATTTGACCCGATAAGGAAAAAAAAATTATTATTAACTCCAGAGGAATGGGTAAGGCAACACATTACTCATTACTTGGTTGAGCACATGAAGTATCCAGGAAGTTTGATTTCATTGGAGAAAGGCCTTAAATACAATGCCCTTCAAAAGCGGTTTGATATTTTAGTACTTGACAGGTCGGGAGCTTCTTTTTTTCTAATTGAATGCAAAGCACCGGACGTAAAATTGAGTCAAAGAACTGTCGAGCAAGTTTGTGTTTACAACAATAAATTCAATGCCCCTTATATCTGTATCAGCAATGGCAGGATGCATTTTTGTCTCAAAAAGGACTTACAAACGGGTAAATACTCCCAAATTAGCCATTTCCCGGAATTTGAACAGAATCAATAG
- a CDS encoding ComEA family DNA-binding protein, which produces MLEQWFYRLKSYLGFSRREMRGFVFVIPLLALLYAVPYFIERYNRSVSQALYLEYIAKNKAFFSSEPSFTKVSQDEKSKQSKGSKEKESAKISSSKLIKPSKPVFNQLSFADVSAIELQMVQGVGPVLSARISEYRDNLGGFHKPEQLLEVYGVDAALAEKIYATFTFKPEITSKININQADFKQLIKHPYIDYGATKVILAYRNQHGAFGSAEDLLKIKIFNQPWVDRVSPYLSF; this is translated from the coding sequence ATGCTAGAACAATGGTTTTATAGACTCAAATCTTATTTGGGATTCAGTCGAAGAGAAATGCGGGGCTTCGTATTTGTGATCCCATTGCTCGCATTGTTGTATGCTGTTCCCTATTTTATTGAAAGATATAACCGTTCTGTTTCACAAGCCCTTTACCTGGAATACATTGCCAAGAACAAAGCCTTCTTTTCTTCTGAACCTTCTTTTACTAAAGTTTCTCAGGACGAAAAGTCCAAGCAATCTAAAGGGAGTAAAGAAAAAGAAAGCGCTAAAATTTCTTCCTCGAAACTTATAAAACCTTCTAAACCGGTATTCAATCAATTAAGCTTTGCTGATGTATCAGCGATAGAATTACAAATGGTGCAGGGTGTAGGTCCTGTATTGTCTGCACGGATTAGTGAATATCGAGATAATTTAGGGGGCTTTCATAAACCGGAGCAACTTTTAGAAGTGTATGGAGTAGATGCAGCGTTGGCTGAAAAGATTTATGCTACTTTTACCTTTAAGCCGGAAATAACCAGCAAAATTAATATCAATCAAGCCGATTTCAAGCAATTGATCAAACATCCGTATATAGATTATGGAGCCACCAAAGTGATTTTGGCGTATAGGAACCAGCATGGAGCATTTGGGTCGGCTGAAGATCTACTGAAGATCAAGATTTTTAACCAGCCTTGGGTGGATAGAGTTTCCCCTTACCTTAGTTTCTGA
- the hemA gene encoding glutamyl-tRNA reductase, whose product MQSKFKALSLSFKNAPVAIRELVSLDEGAVRSLLGKLRDFFSLTDTLILSTCNRTEIYYSHELDLSTEIIKLVGLEKGLVDTISYLEYFDIYHDDKAAISHLFRVAMGLEAQVIGDMQISNQVKRSYQTAVDMDMAGPFLHRLMHTIFFTNKKVVQETAFRDGAASVSYAAVELIEELTSNTHQPRVLLVGLGEIGEDVAKNLVYLGDAQIKIANRTFSKAQELAAEYNFEAIPFEKCYEAMEDADVIISSVAMPEPLISKELISKFNIKSYKLLVDLSVPRSIETAVEDLPGVLLYNVDNIRSKATETLSKRKAAIPQVENIIVDNIKEFYDWKKEMMVSPTINKLKNSLEQIRKEELERYLKKADADGQQFEIIDKITKSMMQKILKVPVVQLRAACKRDQAEEMIDIINDLFDLEKEEAKKANH is encoded by the coding sequence ATGCAGTCAAAGTTTAAAGCATTAAGTCTCTCATTTAAGAATGCACCTGTAGCAATCCGGGAGTTAGTATCTTTGGATGAAGGAGCGGTACGCTCTTTATTGGGTAAATTGAGAGATTTTTTTAGTTTGACAGACACCTTAATCTTGTCTACCTGCAATCGAACGGAGATCTATTACAGCCACGAGCTAGACCTATCTACTGAGATCATCAAACTCGTAGGTCTTGAAAAAGGCTTGGTGGACACCATTTCATATCTGGAGTATTTTGACATCTACCATGATGACAAAGCTGCTATTTCCCACCTATTCAGGGTGGCCATGGGCTTGGAAGCTCAGGTAATCGGAGATATGCAAATCTCAAATCAAGTAAAGCGTTCTTACCAAACGGCGGTAGATATGGACATGGCAGGGCCTTTCCTGCATAGGCTGATGCACACTATTTTCTTTACCAATAAAAAGGTTGTTCAAGAAACGGCTTTTAGGGATGGGGCTGCTTCTGTTTCTTATGCGGCAGTAGAATTAATCGAAGAACTTACTTCCAATACCCATCAACCCAGAGTGCTATTGGTTGGTTTAGGAGAAATTGGTGAGGATGTTGCCAAAAACTTGGTTTACTTAGGGGATGCGCAAATTAAAATTGCCAATCGTACTTTTTCTAAGGCCCAAGAATTGGCTGCTGAGTACAATTTTGAAGCCATCCCTTTCGAGAAATGCTATGAGGCTATGGAAGATGCTGATGTGATTATTTCATCAGTAGCCATGCCGGAACCCTTAATCAGCAAAGAGTTAATCAGTAAATTTAATATAAAAAGTTATAAATTACTTGTAGACCTTTCTGTCCCAAGGAGCATAGAAACAGCTGTAGAAGATCTTCCCGGAGTCCTATTATACAATGTGGACAATATTCGAAGCAAAGCAACTGAAACATTAAGTAAAAGAAAGGCAGCCATTCCTCAGGTGGAAAACATCATCGTAGACAACATCAAAGAGTTTTACGACTGGAAAAAAGAAATGATGGTTTCACCTACCATCAATAAGCTTAAAAATAGCTTGGAGCAAATCCGAAAAGAAGAGCTTGAAAGATACCTCAAAAAGGCTGACGCTGATGGTCAACAATTTGAGATTATTGACAAAATCACCAAAAGCATGATGCAGAAAATCCTAAAAGTACCTGTGGTACAACTTAGAGCTGCCTGCAAACGCGATCAAGCGGAAGAAATGATTGATATCATCAATGATCTTTTTGACTTGGAAAAAGAGGAAGCCAAAAAAGCCAATCACTAA
- a CDS encoding Crp/Fnr family transcriptional regulator — MNKVKSTPCELCLSRKLSLFAGLGEEHLCNISEGKNFISHKKGQILYYENTKPLGVFCVNSGVVKIFKTASNGKDQIIRLAQKGDLVGYASLIGEEAYTTTATIVEDAGICFVPKEVFLKVMKEDNNFHRSLTQALCHDMGLMESQLTDATQKSIRERLALTLLKLGDSYGVDGGDRQRLDITLTREEIAGLVGTATETVIRLLSEFKKDKLIDLQGKKIILLNRKGLARLSDFYG; from the coding sequence ATGAATAAAGTTAAAAGTACGCCTTGTGAACTGTGCTTGAGCAGAAAGTTATCCCTATTTGCAGGTCTAGGAGAAGAGCATTTGTGCAATATTTCTGAAGGAAAGAATTTTATTTCTCACAAGAAAGGGCAAATCCTTTATTATGAAAACACGAAGCCTTTAGGAGTTTTCTGTGTGAATAGTGGGGTCGTCAAAATTTTTAAAACCGCATCTAATGGTAAAGATCAAATCATACGACTGGCACAGAAAGGAGACCTTGTGGGTTATGCTTCTTTGATTGGAGAAGAGGCCTATACCACCACTGCCACAATTGTGGAGGATGCAGGTATTTGTTTTGTGCCCAAAGAGGTATTTTTAAAGGTAATGAAAGAGGACAATAATTTTCACCGAAGTCTCACTCAGGCCCTTTGTCATGACATGGGTTTAATGGAAAGCCAATTGACTGATGCTACTCAAAAATCCATCAGGGAGCGTTTGGCCTTGACTTTATTAAAACTGGGCGACAGTTATGGTGTGGATGGAGGGGATAGACAGCGACTTGACATAACCCTCACAAGGGAGGAAATTGCTGGGCTTGTAGGTACTGCTACGGAGACCGTAATTAGGTTGCTATCTGAGTTTAAGAAAGATAAACTTATAGATTTACAAGGGAAAAAAATTATTCTATTGAATCGAAAAGGTTTGGCAAGGCTTTCAGATTTTTATGGTTGA
- a CDS encoding 3-keto-disaccharide hydrolase has product MKPKALLLSLLSLLLLSPLMAQKLPIFNGKDLSGWHVDVPDQDENPNISPSFVVKDGLLISMGTPQGHLITDDEYENYRITAEYRFPEATGNCGILVHASTPRSLYKMFPKSIEVQMYHENAGDFWCIVENIEVDNMEERRGPKEEWGVTEGKKRRILNLTDGSENTPGLWNRMVIECLGDKVKVWVNGDLVNEGYNATATKGQVAVQAEGAKVEFRKLDLEPITELSK; this is encoded by the coding sequence ATGAAGCCAAAAGCTTTGCTACTCTCCTTGCTATCCCTGTTGTTGCTAAGTCCTTTGATGGCACAGAAATTACCTATTTTTAATGGGAAGGATTTGTCCGGCTGGCATGTGGACGTGCCGGATCAAGATGAAAACCCAAATATCAGCCCTTCGTTTGTAGTGAAAGATGGGCTATTGATAAGCATGGGAACACCTCAAGGTCATTTGATCACCGATGATGAATATGAAAATTACAGGATTACTGCAGAATACCGATTTCCGGAAGCCACGGGTAATTGCGGAATACTTGTCCATGCCTCTACCCCCAGATCTCTGTACAAAATGTTCCCCAAATCTATTGAGGTACAGATGTATCATGAAAATGCAGGCGATTTTTGGTGCATAGTGGAAAATATAGAGGTAGACAATATGGAGGAAAGAAGAGGGCCGAAAGAAGAATGGGGAGTGACTGAAGGTAAAAAAAGAAGAATCCTTAACCTTACTGATGGCTCAGAAAATACTCCCGGCTTGTGGAACAGGATGGTAATTGAGTGCCTAGGAGATAAAGTAAAGGTTTGGGTGAATGGTGACTTGGTAAATGAAGGATACAATGCTACCGCCACTAAAGGGCAAGTGGCTGTTCAGGCAGAAGGAGCCAAAGTAGAGTTTAGAAAACTAGACTTAGAACCAATCACGGAACTTTCAAAATAG
- a CDS encoding WG repeat-containing protein, which produces MRKLHLLKFFIPLLFTFLSTGFAYPQTWEVFDNNFHLEKKLAEGEIFLLGNSLRINVADNDLAFLDANYEPFTNIEGASLYQFLEPWIIIKNNEKFGALHEYGEQVLPATYDEIQSYYTLLLGRKGEEYFVYDRGKRATSSIGNFISARIARNGQVIAKNSDGSYSLPLSEDPDHKFISLTDPSTDVIVAKEASGFGLINTEGKYILKPVIDELTHLEENYFYAKNSNEYLLINALSTSADIRYNSFHRISIENEVMVEYIHGKLRRIMKNDGILLDIVGMDSVRKSGDFFNVHFRDGTTGLLNKEGQWEVKPNKTANGIFPGNEGAYGAQIGDGFGFINASGDTLIAPNFDQVSVFSEGMASVKLGTKWGYINHHQALVIPYEYSSAGAFKEGVAIVQAEGKYDLINKSGTSMIDGPLQRISRTSDGYYLLENNGLFGLAKPDGTIISHPVYEEIRREAKDKILVRKGDKYGVIKENGDFELPLFYTSILFDEKNEKVLAKSKTEKVPEVLSKKELKKRKKQKKGA; this is translated from the coding sequence ATGCGCAAATTACACCTATTGAAATTTTTTATTCCTCTATTATTCACCTTTTTATCTACAGGCTTTGCTTATCCTCAAACTTGGGAGGTATTTGACAACAACTTTCATCTAGAAAAAAAGCTTGCAGAGGGAGAAATATTCTTGCTTGGCAACAGCCTTAGAATCAATGTCGCTGACAATGATTTGGCTTTTTTAGATGCCAATTATGAACCCTTTACAAATATTGAAGGTGCCTCCCTTTATCAATTTCTAGAACCTTGGATTATCATTAAGAACAATGAGAAATTTGGTGCCTTACATGAATATGGTGAACAGGTTCTTCCCGCCACATACGATGAAATCCAATCTTATTATACCCTTTTACTTGGAAGAAAGGGGGAGGAATATTTTGTTTATGATAGGGGCAAAAGAGCTACCAGTTCCATTGGTAATTTCATTTCAGCAAGGATCGCTAGAAATGGACAAGTAATCGCAAAAAATAGTGATGGAAGCTATAGCTTACCACTTTCAGAAGATCCTGATCACAAATTTATTTCCCTTACAGATCCCTCTACTGATGTAATTGTAGCCAAGGAAGCCTCAGGGTTTGGGTTAATCAATACTGAAGGGAAATACATTCTTAAGCCGGTAATTGATGAATTAACCCACTTAGAAGAAAATTATTTCTACGCCAAAAACAGCAATGAGTACCTACTGATCAACGCCTTGTCGACGAGTGCTGATATTAGGTACAATAGCTTTCACCGAATCAGTATAGAAAACGAAGTGATGGTGGAGTACATTCATGGCAAGTTAAGGCGTATAATGAAAAATGATGGCATTTTATTAGATATTGTCGGCATGGATTCAGTGAGGAAATCGGGAGATTTCTTCAATGTACATTTCAGGGATGGGACTACCGGTCTTTTAAATAAAGAAGGGCAGTGGGAAGTAAAGCCAAATAAAACTGCCAATGGAATATTCCCCGGAAATGAAGGTGCCTATGGCGCTCAAATAGGAGATGGATTTGGCTTTATCAATGCCAGTGGAGACACACTTATAGCACCCAACTTTGACCAAGTTTCCGTTTTCTCTGAGGGCATGGCAAGTGTAAAGTTGGGGACTAAATGGGGTTATATTAACCACCATCAAGCTTTGGTCATCCCCTATGAATACAGCTCAGCAGGAGCCTTCAAAGAAGGGGTAGCTATAGTCCAAGCAGAGGGGAAATATGATTTAATCAATAAAAGTGGAACTTCTATGATTGATGGCCCCTTGCAAAGAATTAGCCGAACCTCGGATGGCTATTATCTATTGGAGAACAATGGTCTCTTTGGACTAGCTAAACCTGACGGAACAATCATTAGCCATCCTGTTTATGAAGAAATTAGAAGAGAAGCCAAAGACAAAATCCTAGTAAGAAAAGGAGATAAGTATGGCGTTATAAAAGAAAATGGGGATTTTGAATTACCTCTTTTTTATACCTCCATTCTATTTGACGAGAAAAACGAAAAAGTATTGGCAAAAAGTAAGACAGAAAAAGTCCCTGAAGTTTTAAGTAAAAAGGAATTGAAGAAAAGAAAAAAGCAAAAAAAAGGGGCTTAA
- a CDS encoding NfeD family protein, producing the protein MDWLILLSLIVFGALLIMLEVIFVPGTTIIGILGLVFTALGIFHAFSNFSATIAYGVLLASGAINIGFIIYGFKSGVWDRFALKSTVEGRTYDDRLIGLEVGQKGETISDCKPYGKIIIGDKIYEAKSQGGFISSKTNITITKIENNKIIIKP; encoded by the coding sequence ATGGATTGGTTGATACTATTAAGTTTAATCGTTTTCGGTGCACTTTTGATAATGCTCGAGGTTATTTTTGTTCCAGGAACGACAATCATTGGGATATTAGGCTTGGTTTTCACTGCACTTGGTATCTTTCACGCATTCAGTAATTTTTCGGCGACCATTGCATACGGAGTTCTTTTGGCCTCTGGAGCAATAAATATTGGGTTTATCATATATGGGTTTAAATCCGGCGTTTGGGATAGGTTTGCACTAAAGAGCACGGTTGAGGGGAGGACCTATGATGACCGTTTAATAGGTCTTGAAGTGGGGCAAAAAGGAGAAACGATTTCAGACTGTAAACCTTATGGGAAGATAATAATAGGAGATAAAATTTATGAGGCCAAATCGCAAGGAGGCTTTATTTCTTCCAAGACAAACATCACGATTACTAAAATTGAAAACAATAAAATCATCATAAAACCTTAA
- the floA gene encoding flotillin-like protein FloA (flotillin-like protein involved in membrane lipid rafts), protein MDISNSVLILVAAFGGLIIFFVFLYFVPVNLWITAIFSNVKVGLLELVGMRIRKVPPGVIVNSLITATKAGLNLTTNDLETHFLAGGNVPNVIRALISADKANISLSFKQATAIDLAGRDVFEAVQISVNPKVINTPNVAAVAADGIQLIAKARVTVRANIAQLVGGAGEETILARVGEGIVTSIGSAQNHKSVLENPDKISKLVLERGLDAGTAFEILSIDIADIDVGSNIGAKLQIDQATADLKVAEARAEERRAMAVALEQEMKAKNVEMRAKVTEAESEVPKAIADAFRTGNLGVMDYYKMENVKSDTSMRDSIAKSDENKSSDRSRGNDKNK, encoded by the coding sequence ATGGATATTTCAAATTCAGTATTAATATTGGTTGCAGCTTTTGGCGGACTGATAATATTTTTTGTTTTCCTCTACTTCGTTCCTGTAAATCTTTGGATTACAGCCATCTTTTCAAACGTGAAAGTTGGTCTATTGGAATTGGTAGGTATGCGGATTCGAAAAGTGCCACCGGGAGTCATTGTCAATTCTTTGATTACAGCCACCAAAGCAGGCTTAAACCTTACCACCAATGACCTGGAAACGCACTTCCTTGCAGGAGGTAATGTGCCCAATGTGATAAGGGCTTTGATTTCTGCAGACAAGGCCAATATCAGCCTTTCCTTTAAACAAGCTACCGCCATAGACTTGGCAGGAAGAGATGTTTTTGAAGCAGTACAGATTTCTGTTAATCCAAAAGTAATTAACACGCCGAATGTAGCAGCTGTTGCTGCAGATGGAATCCAGCTTATCGCCAAAGCGAGAGTAACGGTACGGGCAAACATTGCCCAGCTTGTTGGTGGTGCAGGTGAAGAGACCATCTTGGCAAGGGTAGGAGAAGGAATCGTTACCTCTATCGGTTCTGCTCAGAATCATAAAAGTGTGTTGGAAAATCCAGACAAGATTTCTAAGCTAGTATTGGAGAGAGGGTTGGATGCAGGAACTGCTTTTGAGATTTTATCTATCGATATTGCAGATATTGATGTAGGGTCAAATATTGGTGCCAAACTACAAATTGACCAGGCTACAGCAGACCTCAAAGTAGCGGAAGCAAGGGCAGAAGAAAGAAGAGCAATGGCTGTGGCCTTGGAGCAGGAGATGAAGGCCAAAAACGTGGAAATGAGAGCCAAAGTTACTGAAGCTGAATCTGAAGTTCCAAAAGCTATTGCCGATGCCTTCAGAACAGGGAACCTTGGTGTGATGGATTATTATAAAATGGAAAATGTAAAATCTGATACCAGTATGAGGGATTCAATTGCTAAATCCGATGAAAACAAGTCTTCGGACAGGTCTCGCGGAAACGATAAAAATAAATAA